Genomic DNA from Alphaproteobacteria bacterium:
AGGCCAAATTATATGAACTATACCCAAGATAATGTAGAATATCACCGCGCTATCCAAGCTATGTTTGGCTTGATAGAGCAGGGGGTGCTAAAGGTGGAAATCGGCCAAACTTATCCACTAGCACAAGCTGCACAGGCGCATAGAGATTTAGAATCCCGTAAAACCACTGGTGCTACCGTATTGTGTATAGAGTAGTTTATTGCGTTAGCGGCTTGGTAAAGCGCGGATGATTGGCAAAGCGGTTAAAATGTTCTTGTGCCTCCGGTACAGGGCGCCCCGCTTTGGTGTAGCCTATACGGGCATCGCCGTTATCGAATACAATATACATTTTTAACCGTGGCATTACATCTTGGTCAATTGCATCATACATAGCATCGAATTGCTTAAGCATATGCTCTTCACCACCTATAGCGCCAAACTCAACCAAACCCCATGGCTTGCTTAAATAATCATGCTCGGCGTTACTATTTTCGGTGAAAAAATTATATAAGCGCATTGGCGAAGCTGGCCAATCAAGACGTTTATTGGCATAGGAATTCCACGTCAGCCAGTCTACTAAATCATTGCCCGGCCATAAATCATTTACCATGCAATGCCACCGCTCATAGCCCATATAATTCATCGTCCATACAACATTATCTACGCCTAAGGCATCAAAACGGTTGCGAATGTTTTGCCACATAGCACGATAATCTTTTGGGGTGCCTGCTTTGGGTTTATCACTATAGCTTTTGCACGAAGTACCATCTTCCACCTGATCTTCAGGCTCATGATAAATAGTGAGAAAAATTTTATGCGGAGCAACGCTTTTAATACTCTGTGCCATTTCATCAATGGTGGCATTTACGGCGTCGTTCGACCCGTTTGCATCGCTCCAGCGGGCGGCAGGTTTCCAATTGGTCATAAGTAGTGTGTCGGAGCGGGTGATAAAATAAATGTCATCTTCGCTTAGCTGATTGCTTCCAACCCCATGATAGGTATGAGCAATATCCACTCTACGTCCTAAGCGGCTTTCAAAATGTTCTATCTGGTTGCGCATTCCCCGTGCAACGGCAGGATATTTATTGGCATTTGCTCCAAACCACACACGGCAATGATTAACGAGTTTGTCATCAATGCAGGTTTCCTGCGCATGTGCAGGGGAAAAGCTGATTAAAAAGCTTAGCATCAATAGAATCTTGCGCATGGAACCACCTTGTTTTGTTATAAGTCTTTACCAAAGGCTGCATCAATTAGCTTTTTAGTATAAGCGTTTTGCGGAGCATCGAAAATATTTTTTGCGCTGCCTTCTTCGACAATTTCGCCTTTTTTCATAACAATAACGTAATGGCTCAGGGCTTTTACAACGCGTAGGTCATGGCTGATAAACATATAGCTCAGCCCATAACGCTGTTGGAAATCACGAAGTAAATCAATAATTTGTGCTTGTACAGATAGGTCGAGAGCCGAAGTAGGCTCATCCAACACAATAAATTGCGGTTTGAGTATCATTGCGCGGGCGATAGAAATACGCTGGCGCTGGCCGCCACTAAATTCATGGGGGTAGCGATCAATACTATCAGCGGGCAAGTCAACTTCTTGCAACATATCAACAATCATCTGCTGGCGTTCGGCTTTGCTGGCGCCAATATTATGCACCTCTAAGCCTTCGCCAATAATTTGCCCTACGGTCATGCGCGGGTTGAGGCTACTATACGGATCTTGAAATACCAATTGCATTTTATGGCGCAACGGGCGCATGGCCTTGGTGTTGCAATCATCTATCCGCTCGCCCAAAAACACAATAGAGCCTTCGCTGCGAATCAACCGTAGAAGGGAAAATCCAAGGGTGGATTTACCACTGCCGGATTCTCCTACCACGCCTACGGTAGTGCCTTCGGTAATCGCTACGCTCAGTCCTTTTACCGCTTCGTTATATTGTTGGTTCCACGGGAATAATGGCTTATTGCTTGGATACTTAACCACCAGATTTTCGCAGCGCATTAATACCGGCGGTGTGCCTTCTACGGCAAGCGCTTCGCCCGAAGGCTCGGAAGCCAGCAATTTTTGGGTATAAGCATGTTGCGGTTGAGTAAATAGCGGCTCGGTCGTGTTCGTTTCAACAATTTGGCCTTGTTGCATTACCGCAACGCGATCGGCCACTTTGCGCACAATGGTTAAGTCATGAGTAATAAGCAAAATCGCCATTTTTGATTTTTTTTGCAGGTCTTTTAACAGCGTGAGCACTTGCGATTGTACTGTTACATCTAATGCGGTGGTGGGTTCATCGGCAATCAATAAATCAGGTTTATTGGCCATGGCCATGGCAATCATCACCCGTTGGCGCTCCCCGCCGGAAAGCTGGTGCGGCATTGCATTGAGGCGGTCTTTAAGATGCGACAAACCCACTTCGTCCAGCAAGGTGCGAACTTGTTCCACGGCATCGGGGCGCTTTAAGCCACTTTGATGCAGAAACAACACCTCGCTAACTTGTTTGAAAATGTTGTGCAGCGGATTCAAAGCGCTCATAGGCTCTTGAAAAATCATCGAAATGCGGTTGCCGCGTATATTGCGAAGCATTTGCTCATTTGCGTTAATTAGCTCTTTGCCTTCAAATGTTACGCTGGAGCCTTCGGGGTGATAGGCTGTAGGGTAGGGCAATAGCTGTAAAACCGACATAGCTACGGTAGATTTGCCAGAGCCGGATTCGCCGACCAATGCCAATAATTCGCCCTTATTGATCGAAAAAGAGACATTTTTCACCGCATGCACATCGCCATGATGGGTTTTAAACGATACGGAGAGGTTTTTTACGTCCAATAAGGCCATATCAGGCTCCTTTACGTGGGTCGAGAGCATCGCGTACCGCTTCACCCATAAACACAAGCATACTCATCATCAATGCCAGAATTGTAAAGCCAGACATTAGCAACCATGGCGCATGCACATTGTCTTTACCCTGCTTGAGTAATTCGCCCAGAGAAGCAGACCCAGGAGGTAAGCCAAAACCCAGAAAATCAAGGGCAGTAAGGGAGGTGATGGAAATGTTCAATACAATAGGAATCAGCGTTAGCCCAGCCACAAATGCATTGGGCAATACATGACGAAAAATGATGGTTTTTTCTTTTACGCCCAGCGACCTTGCGGCGCGAACGTAATCGAGGTTACGGGTTTTCAGGCATTCGGCCCGTACCACATCCACCATATATACCCACATCACAAATACCATTACGCCAAGCAATGTCCAGAAACTCGGGGTAATCATGCTGGCAATGGTAATAAGCAGCACTAAGAACGGGATAGAGTTGAGGACTTCAATCAAGCGCTGGATAATTAAGTCGGTCCAACCGCCAAAATAGCCCTGCACAGCGCCAGCCACAATGCCAACAAAGGCGCTGATAGTGGTTAGAAGCAGGCCAAATATCATCGAAATGCGAAAACCATAAATCAAGCGCGCCGTCACATCGCGCCCCTGATCATCGGTACCCAGCATGTGCCGTTCATTGGGGGCGGCGGGTGCTGAGGCTGTGTTATCAAAATCAATGGTTAGGTTATAATAGCGAATGAGTGGCCAATAGATTTTGCCATCGCCTTGTTCGATCAGCTCTGTAACAAACGGGTCGCGATAATCTGCTTCGGTTTCAAACTCACCGCCATAGGTGGTTTCGGCCACGCGCTCTAATACCGGAAAATATGTTTCGCCATTATATTGCACCATTAAAGGCTTATCATTAGCAATAAATTCGGCAAACAGGCTGAGCACAAACATGATGCTCAAAATCACAAAAGACCAATATCCACGACGATTGTTGCGGAATTTGTGAAGTCGGCGTTGCATAATGGGGGAAAGCGCCATATTACACATCCCTCGCTTCAAAGTCGATGCGTGGGTCAATGGCCACATAAAGCAAATCACCCAGCAATTTAGTAATAAGGCTAACCATACCAAAGATAAAAATCAGCCCAAGAATGAGCGGAAAATCACGGTTGATCGCCGCTTCAAATGCCAGTAATCCCATGCCGTTCAGTCCGAAAATAATTTCGATAAGAATGGCGCCGGTGAAAATAGCGCCGACAAAAGCGGCAGGAAAGTTTGCAACTACAACCAGCATGGCGTTACGGAACACATGGCCGTATAAAATGCGGTTTTCTTTTAGCCCCTTAGCGCGGGCGGTGGTGACGTATTGTTTGCCAATTTCTTCGATGAATGCATTTTTTGTGAGCATAGTGATAGTGGCAAAAGATCCAATAAGCATCGATAGTACCGGTAACGCCAAATGATGCGCCAAGTCAGCAAATTTACCAAAAAATGAGAGTTCTTCGAAATTTTGCGAGGTAAGCCCCTGCAATGGGAACCAGTCAAGATAGTTGCCACCGGCAAATAGCACCATAAGGAACACCGCAAGCACAAAACTGGGAATTGCGTAACCTACAATAATGGCCACGCTTGTCCAGATATCAAACCGGTTGCCGTCGCTTACGGCTTTGCGAATGCCCAGAGGAATGGAAATAAGATAGGTGAAGAATAATGTCGTCAGACCCAGCGCCATGGTGGTGGGTAATCGTTCTATAATCAGCGTGGTTACATTGGCATCCCTGTAATAACTGTCGCCAAACTGAAAAGTAGCAAATTGCTTTACGGTTAAGATAAAGCGTTCGTGCAGGGGTTTATCGAATCCGTATAGCGCTTCAAGTTCTTTAATGAGTTCGGGTGGAAGTCCTTGGCCTGCCTGAGAAGGGTTGGAAATTCCGGCAGAAATTGAACCGCTGGTATCGCTACCGCCACCGAAGCCACCACCAGTTTTGCCACTAAGTTTCGACACCATTTGCTCAACTGGTCCCCCGGGCATGAATTGTACCAATGCAAAATTGAGCAAAATAATGCCAAATAACGTAATCAGCATAAATATCAAACGGCGAACGATGTAAGCGGCCATGTTATTTTGCCTTTGTTTCCGTGGGTTTGCGGGCAGAATCAGGAGTGGTTAAATCTTTTAACTCCTCAGGGCTTTTCATCCACCATGTACTCACACCCATATCATAACTTGGCGCGGTTTCTGGCTTGTGAAACTTATTCCAATGCACCAGGCGAAAGCCTTTTACGTGATATTGCGGGATGGTGTAATGCTCCCAGAGCAAAATGCGGTCAAGGGCATGGGCAGCGGTTTCCAGTTCTTCAAGTGTCTGTGCCTGCTCGATACGCGTAATCATAGCGTCCACCGCAGGATTGCAGATTTCGCCATAGTTCAACGATCCGACCACTTCGGCAGTGGCACAAGACCAATAATTGCGCTGTTCAATGCTGGGGAAAAATACGCCGTTATTGTACCACCATACGCCGATACTAAAATCTTTATTATCCAGTAAAAGCTGATGCTGAGCGATTTCTACAATCTTAATATCAGCGGGAATACCAAGTTTTTTCAGGTTATTAACCATTGGGGCAAATACCCGTGAAAACGATGGCTCATAATAAAGAAAGGTTGCTGTAAGTGGCTCGCCGGTTTCTTTATGCTCACGCACTCCGTCATCGTTAAGCACATAGCCAGCTTCATTCAACAGGCGCTGTGCCTTTAACAAGTTGTCACGAATAGTGGTGTCGCCGCTTTCTGTAGTAGGAACTTTAAATTCACTAGTGAATAACTGCGGAGGCAAACTGTCGCGATAAGGTTCCAAAAGCTTCAGTTCTTCTTCGCTTGGCAACCCACGCGCTGCAAAGGAAGTGTTTTCAAAAAAGCTGGTATTTTGTTCATAGGCGCCATAAAAAATCACCCGATTTGTCCATTCAAAATCAAAAGCCAAGCCAATAGCTTCGCGCACTTTTCGGTCAGGATACGTATTGGCCTGAAGCACAAAGGATTGGTTGCCCGTAGGCAGTTTATGGGGAACAAATTGTTTGATAAGGCTGCCATTTTGAGTGGCTGGTGTATCATAAGCCGTTGCCCAGTTGCGCGATACATTTTCTTCACGCAGGTCGTATTGGCCAGATTTTATGCCTTCGAGTGCTACGGTGCCATCACGAAAAGTAGTGAAATGGATCGTATCGAAGTTATTTTGGCCGCGCATTACCGGTAAATCCTGCGCCCAGTAATCGGCAACGCGGCTATAGGTAATAGTGCGCCCCTGATCTACATCGGTGATGCGGTAAGGGCCGCTGGCAAGGGCTGGCACAAGGGTCGAACGATCAAACTCTCTGGCATCTTCTCCAGTATATACTTTCTTCGGCAAAATGGGGATTTGCGCTACGATTAAAGGCAATTTGCGAAAGTTTTTGGTAGTAAAAGATAAACGCACGCTATTAAGGCCGGTGCGTTTTACTTCTTTGAGTTGTTGCAGTAAAATTTTAAATGAGGGATCGCCCTTTTCCGGCAAAATGGTAAAGGTAAAAATTACATCTTCTACGGTAATAGGGCTGCCATCGTGCCATTCGGCCTCTTCACGCAATGTAAACTCTACCCATGAAAAATCTTTGGCAAGCTCTGCGGACTCGGCAATTAATCCATATAATGTCTGAGGTTCATCAAGCGATGGCACCATCAGTGAATCATAGGTAATATCATTCACCCGGTCGCGGAATGTGTGATCGGTGCCGTAATTTCCCGGGGCTTTGGTGCCTTTAAGCGCGAAGGCGTGTACGGTATCGAATGGCAGAAAATATCCCAGATTTAGTCGCCCGCCACGGGGTGCTTTGGGGTTAACATAATCAAAATGCTCAAAGCCTTTTTTATATTTTGGCTTGCCAAACATTGTTAATGCGTGACTCACGCCTGAGGAGGGCGAAGCGCTTTCGCTATCCGAAAGGTCTTGTGAATCAAGTGCCTCTTGATTAGCGGCAGCGTTTTTTGCATCGCTGGTGGCTTCGGCAGATGCCTCGGCCGCATTTGTTGGGGTGCCGGGTTGTTCTTGCTGGGCTGCAACGCTCACAGGATACACGCCAAGCATCAATATGCATAAACCAGAAGACAATAGATGGGTGTAATTGCGCATTGTGACTATTACCGTTTTTCACCCCATGGTCCACCAGCTGGGTCGGGAGAAGCAGGTGTACGTTGATGTTTAATCGTGTCAAATACTGCCAGTGCCTGCGCTACTGTACCGCCCACATCGCTGGCATTGGAGGGCAGCAGCATAGTAGTGCTGTTTTGTGCAAGTTTAGCAAAGGCTTGCACATATTCTTCGGCAATTTTCATAGATACCGCTTCTGAGCCGCCTTGTTGCTGAATAGATTGCGCGATAATATCAATACCGCGTGCGGTAGCCTCGGCTACAGCATAAATCGCTTCGGCCTCGCCCTGCGCACGGTTGATCTGATCGATTTTTGATGCCTCGGATTGCATTACCGTATCTTGTTTGCGGGCTTCAGCGGCTAACAGCACCTGTTGCTGATGGCCTTCGGCTTTGAGAATGGTTTCTTGTTTAATACCTTCTGCAAGATTGATTTGCGACTGGCGGCTACCTTCCGATTCCAGAATATCTGCGCGCTTCTGACGTTCGGCGGCTACTTGTTTTTCCATCGCCAGCGTAATGGTTTTTGGCGGGTCGATGTTTTTGATTTCATAGCGCATACATTGTATGCCCCAGGTTTCGGCCGCATGGTTAATTGCCAGCACAATATTTGCATTGAGCTTTTCGCGTTCTTCAAAAGTTTGATCCAGTGTCATTTTGCCAATTTCAGCGCGCATGGTGGTTTGCGCCAGTTGAGTAGCAGCATAAATAGGATCGTCCACGCCGTAAGATGCATCAATTGCATTAATAATTTTCAGGTAAATCACGCCGTCAATATGCACGGCCACGTTGTCGCGGGTAATGGCGGTTTGTTCGTGAACGTCATACGCCATTTCTTTAAGGCTGTGTTTATACGATACACGCTCAATAAACGGAATAATTATGCTCATGCCCGAATCGAGTTTGCGGTCAAAGCGCCCGAGTTTTTCCACAATAAATGCGCTTTGGTGGGGGACGATTTTAATGCCCATAATCACGAGCAATACGAGGACAAAACCAATCACAAATATGGGCATCATAGGAGGCGCGCCTTTTCTCTTTTTATTACTGTTGTTGTGCTATTCCATGCAAAATTAAATGTTATCCGTAGCTATTGGGTAATCTATTTGTGCCAGAATGAGGGTTGAGCCGTCAACCTTTACAATTTTAAGCTCTGTACCAGCGGGTGCTGTTTCTATAGCGGCATCCGGCGCTAAGCGTGCGCGCATGCTAGTTCCCGACCACGTGGCAAAGCCTGTAATATCTTTGGTTAATCCGGCAGCGGCAACGGTTGCGGTGCGGCCTATCATGTTGTGATGGTGGTGCAGTTGCTTACCCATACGCAATTTTTTTATTGGCCACCATAACAAAGCCGCCCACAGAGCAGTAAAGGCAAAAAAAGCGGCACCTTGCGCAATGTGGTTGAGCGGGTCAAGCAGCCCAAGCTCTATCATTATGCCTACGCATAATGCCGCGATGGCCGCAAATAATAAGCCAATACCGCTTAGACCCATCGCCTCGAAAAGAAACAGCAGAATACTAGCGATAAACCAAAAATAAGCAATTTCCATGCGTTTGCTCCGCTATGGCGATATGGGGATTATTCCCCGTCGCGTTTTTCTACGCTGTTTTCTAGCTCTTGCGCTTGTTCAGCTTCAGGAGTTTTGCCTTTAGGTGTTTCTTCACCGGCATTTTTCTGAATAGCTCTGTCAGCTTTTTCTTCGGCAATTGCTTCGTCTGACTTTTCTGTGGCTTGTGCATTTTCTGCAGCATCATCATCGGTAGCGCTAGCCGCAGGAGTAGGCACAGCTTCGCCATCAACCTTAGCGGCATCTTCTGCTTCACCATCTATGGCAACTTCTTCTTCAGGCATCGAGGCTGCAACTTCAGCTTCGGTTGGCAGAGGTTTAGCAGAGCCGCTCAGCGTGCGTAAATAAGCGATTAGATCAGCGCGATCGGCGTCTTTGCTAATACCAGCAAATGCCATTTTGGTGCCAGGAACGTGCTTTTTCGGTTTTTTGAGAAAACTGGAAAGGGCATTATAATCCCATGTTCCACCATGAGCAGCCATAGCATCCGAATAGCTGTAATCAGATTTATGCGCCACATTCGCGCCCACAATATCATAAAGATTGGGGCCGACTTTATTGGCTCCGCCTTGCTCAAAGGTATGGCACGACGTGCATTTTTTAGTGAGTGCCTGCCCTGCAGTGGCATCGGCTGTAAGCAGGAATGGCAAAATATTTTCAGGCTTTTCAACTTCAGCCACGCCGCCGGCAGCGGAATCTTCCATTACCTCAACGGCGTAGCCGCGTTTTTCAAGTTCTTGTTCTGGATGGTACAGCCCATCCGCAACCTTGCCCGCAACCATGGCGAGCAGACCCGCAACTAAAACACCAGCAGCAACTTTATTTAATTCTAGACCGGACATGTGCAATAAACCTAACGTAGAGTTTGCAGTATAAAGAGATTACTTCGGCTTTGACTTCCATCAAAAATCACATTACCTCTATAAACGTAAGAGCAAGCGTAATCAAGTGATTACGCGCATATGCCCTGTGTATGATAAGAAAAATACGAAATCCCAAGGGATTATTTTTTCAATAGTTACGGGAATAAAGGCCTTTTGCCCATGCAGCACCACGATACACTCATAATTATTCCAGCGCGCATGGCCTCGATGCGATTGCCAAATAAGCCTATGGCAGATATTAATGGTAAACCGATGATCGTGCATGTGTGGGAGAGGGCGGTGGCGGCAAAAATTGGCGAAGTGTTGGTGGCTTGCGATTCGCAACAAGTTGTTGATGCTATCAGTGCGGTTGAGGGCAAAGCGATGCTCACCCGCGATGATCACCCCTCAGGATCAGACCGGATATGGGAGGCTTATACACATTTTGATCCCGAAGCGCGATTTAGCACGATTATTAATGTGCAGGGCGATTTACCAACGCTAGATCCAGCGCTGGTGCATAATGTGATGGAGCCATTGCATAACCCTGCCGTGGATATTGCCACGCTTGCCTGTGTGATTTCTCAGGAGGACGAAAAGCAGGATCCGGCGGTGGTGAAGCCAATAATTAGCTTTGCGCAATCCGAATCTAATGCTGGACATATTGGTCAGGCATTGTATTTTACCCGCTGCTCTGCGCCCT
This window encodes:
- a CDS encoding extracellular solute-binding protein codes for the protein MSVAAQQEQPGTPTNAAEASAEATSDAKNAAANQEALDSQDLSDSESASPSSGVSHALTMFGKPKYKKGFEHFDYVNPKAPRGGRLNLGYFLPFDTVHAFALKGTKAPGNYGTDHTFRDRVNDITYDSLMVPSLDEPQTLYGLIAESAELAKDFSWVEFTLREEAEWHDGSPITVEDVIFTFTILPEKGDPSFKILLQQLKEVKRTGLNSVRLSFTTKNFRKLPLIVAQIPILPKKVYTGEDAREFDRSTLVPALASGPYRITDVDQGRTITYSRVADYWAQDLPVMRGQNNFDTIHFTTFRDGTVALEGIKSGQYDLREENVSRNWATAYDTPATQNGSLIKQFVPHKLPTGNQSFVLQANTYPDRKVREAIGLAFDFEWTNRVIFYGAYEQNTSFFENTSFAARGLPSEEELKLLEPYRDSLPPQLFTSEFKVPTTESGDTTIRDNLLKAQRLLNEAGYVLNDDGVREHKETGEPLTATFLYYEPSFSRVFAPMVNNLKKLGIPADIKIVEIAQHQLLLDNKDFSIGVWWYNNGVFFPSIEQRNYWSCATAEVVGSLNYGEICNPAVDAMITRIEQAQTLEELETAAHALDRILLWEHYTIPQYHVKGFRLVHWNKFHKPETAPSYDMGVSTWWMKSPEELKDLTTPDSARKPTETKAK
- a CDS encoding ABC transporter ATP-binding protein; this translates as MALLDVKNLSVSFKTHHGDVHAVKNVSFSINKGELLALVGESGSGKSTVAMSVLQLLPYPTAYHPEGSSVTFEGKELINANEQMLRNIRGNRISMIFQEPMSALNPLHNIFKQVSEVLFLHQSGLKRPDAVEQVRTLLDEVGLSHLKDRLNAMPHQLSGGERQRVMIAMAMANKPDLLIADEPTTALDVTVQSQVLTLLKDLQKKSKMAILLITHDLTIVRKVADRVAVMQQGQIVETNTTEPLFTQPQHAYTQKLLASEPSGEALAVEGTPPVLMRCENLVVKYPSNKPLFPWNQQYNEAVKGLSVAITEGTTVGVVGESGSGKSTLGFSLLRLIRSEGSIVFLGERIDDCNTKAMRPLRHKMQLVFQDPYSSLNPRMTVGQIIGEGLEVHNIGASKAERQQMIVDMLQEVDLPADSIDRYPHEFSGGQRQRISIARAMILKPQFIVLDEPTSALDLSVQAQIIDLLRDFQQRYGLSYMFISHDLRVVKALSHYVIVMKKGEIVEEGSAKNIFDAPQNAYTKKLIDAAFGKDL
- a CDS encoding paraslipin, with the translated sequence MPIFVIGFVLVLLVIMGIKIVPHQSAFIVEKLGRFDRKLDSGMSIIIPFIERVSYKHSLKEMAYDVHEQTAITRDNVAVHIDGVIYLKIINAIDASYGVDDPIYAATQLAQTTMRAEIGKMTLDQTFEEREKLNANIVLAINHAAETWGIQCMRYEIKNIDPPKTITLAMEKQVAAERQKRADILESEGSRQSQINLAEGIKQETILKAEGHQQQVLLAAEARKQDTVMQSEASKIDQINRAQGEAEAIYAVAEATARGIDIIAQSIQQQGGSEAVSMKIAEEYVQAFAKLAQNSTTMLLPSNASDVGGTVAQALAVFDTIKHQRTPASPDPAGGPWGEKR
- a CDS encoding ABC transporter permease; this translates as MALSPIMQRRLHKFRNNRRGYWSFVILSIMFVLSLFAEFIANDKPLMVQYNGETYFPVLERVAETTYGGEFETEADYRDPFVTELIEQGDGKIYWPLIRYYNLTIDFDNTASAPAAPNERHMLGTDDQGRDVTARLIYGFRISMIFGLLLTTISAFVGIVAGAVQGYFGGWTDLIIQRLIEVLNSIPFLVLLITIASMITPSFWTLLGVMVFVMWVYMVDVVRAECLKTRNLDYVRAARSLGVKEKTIIFRHVLPNAFVAGLTLIPIVLNISITSLTALDFLGFGLPPGSASLGELLKQGKDNVHAPWLLMSGFTILALMMSMLVFMGEAVRDALDPRKGA
- a CDS encoding 3-deoxy-manno-octulosonate cytidylyltransferase, which codes for MQHHDTLIIIPARMASMRLPNKPMADINGKPMIVHVWERAVAAKIGEVLVACDSQQVVDAISAVEGKAMLTRDDHPSGSDRIWEAYTHFDPEARFSTIINVQGDLPTLDPALVHNVMEPLHNPAVDIATLACVISQEDEKQDPAVVKPIISFAQSESNAGHIGQALYFTRCSAPYGAGDLHHHIGIYAYRRDSLRRFVGLAPSPLEQREKLEQLRALENGMRIDVAIVNTVPLGVDTPQHLEKARKALA
- a CDS encoding cytochrome c family protein, yielding MSGLELNKVAAGVLVAGLLAMVAGKVADGLYHPEQELEKRGYAVEVMEDSAAGGVAEVEKPENILPFLLTADATAGQALTKKCTSCHTFEQGGANKVGPNLYDIVGANVAHKSDYSYSDAMAAHGGTWDYNALSSFLKKPKKHVPGTKMAFAGISKDADRADLIAYLRTLSGSAKPLPTEAEVAASMPEEEVAIDGEAEDAAKVDGEAVPTPAASATDDDAAENAQATEKSDEAIAEEKADRAIQKNAGEETPKGKTPEAEQAQELENSVEKRDGE
- a CDS encoding ABC transporter permease subunit; this encodes MAAYIVRRLIFMLITLFGIILLNFALVQFMPGGPVEQMVSKLSGKTGGGFGGGSDTSGSISAGISNPSQAGQGLPPELIKELEALYGFDKPLHERFILTVKQFATFQFGDSYYRDANVTTLIIERLPTTMALGLTTLFFTYLISIPLGIRKAVSDGNRFDIWTSVAIIVGYAIPSFVLAVFLMVLFAGGNYLDWFPLQGLTSQNFEELSFFGKFADLAHHLALPVLSMLIGSFATITMLTKNAFIEEIGKQYVTTARAKGLKENRILYGHVFRNAMLVVVANFPAAFVGAIFTGAILIEIIFGLNGMGLLAFEAAINRDFPLILGLIFIFGMVSLITKLLGDLLYVAIDPRIDFEARDV